TATCAAGCCAGCGACTAGATGTGAAGAGTGACCTAAAGAACCAAAATGTCCTAAAGTGCCAACAATGCCAACGGCCAGAAGTAGCAGCACTAAACTAACCATCGTGATGCCGATTGTATAATGAAATGTTTTTACTATATTATTGACCCTTGGTAATAGAACACCTATGGGAGAACGTCCTGTGTTTCTTACTTGCCACAGCCAGAAACCTGTCATACCTAAGAAAGCATAAGCTAAGATTGACAACCCCATAGACCATGCGGCTATTTTCCACAACCATAAGAAAGAAGGTAGATGCATAAGTTCAGTTATTAATGAAAGTTATAGACTGATTGCGTCCCTGTTTTTTAGCACGGTACAACGCTTGATCAGCTTGCTCGATGAGGGCGACTACTGATAGTTCAGAAGTAGGTATCATGGTGGAGATGCCAAGACTAATAGTAACAATATTGCTGACTTCAGAGGCTTGATGAGGAATGGCTAATGATTGAATAGCAGCGTGAATGTTTTGTGCAACTGCGATCGCCCCTTCAACATCAGTATTAGGTAAAATAACCACAAATTCTTCTCCACCGTAGCGAGCTACTAAATCTGCTGGACGACACACCACCTGTTGCGCGGCCTGAGACAGTTTGGTGAGGCACTCATCCCCCAATTGATGACCGTAATGATCGTTATAGCGTTTAAAATAATCAACATCAAATAATAGCAAAGATAAAGGTTGCTGTTCCCGATATAGCCGCAGCCATTCTTGCTCTAAACGATGATTAAAGCAGCGACGATTGGCAATCTGAGTTAACCCGTCAGTATTTACTAGCTTTTCTAACAGACGAGTAGCAGCAGCCAATTCTTCATTGGTCTCTCTCAGTTTAGCTTCTGCCTGTTTCCGCTCTACCAATTCTTTCTGCAACTTCTCAAAAAGATCAGCTTGTTGAATAGCGATCGCTAATTGGTTAGCGATCTGTTGTACAAAATCAATCTCAAACTCTTGCCAGTAACGAGGTGCAGAACATTGATGGACACATAGTAAGCCCCATAAATCTCCAAGTTTGAGCAATGGTGCAACTAAATTAGCCCGAATCTGAAATTGCACCAGGATATCGCGGTGACATTTTTGCAACCCAGCCTGATAGATATCTGCTATAGCCTGGATTCTACCTTGCTGATAAAAGGTGACGTATTTTTCGGCAAAACAATGATCTTGAATGATAGTACCCATGGCCGAGTCAAATCCAGTCCCTACAGTTTCAGCAATAAATTCACCCATGTGAAAATTAGAGTCGGGATGGAACTTAAAAATACCAACGCGTTCAGCTTTAAGGCATTGACAGATACCCACAGAAGCAATATCAAAAATGTCATCTAAATCAAGAGATTGATGAATCCGTTGGGTAATTTTTCGCAGCAGAATTTCTCGATCTGCTTGTTGGCGAATAATTTGCTCGGCGCGTTGGCGTTCTCTAAGTTCAAGTTGAAGTTGCGAGTATAAATTAGATTGTTGAATAGCAATAGAAAGTTGGTTAGATAGACGTTGCAATAAATCAATTTCCCAATCTTCCCAATTACGAAAGCGATCGCATTGCTGTAAACAAATCGCTCCATTAGGCTTTCCCTGATAGGAAGTACGCACAGCCAGCATAGATTTCAAACCAATTTTCTCACAGAGTGGAGCCACAGCTTTTAAAAGTGGATCAGCAAATACGTCAGGAGATGCCAGCACCTGATCTTCAGCCATCATCTTTTCTGCATGGGCATTACCAATAACGGGAATTTCCCATTTCATTAAAGATGTTTGTTCAGAAGATAGGTATTCAGCAACAATAGTTAGCCCAGGTGTAGGCATATCAGTGTAAGAATGAATCAAACAGCGATCAACTTGAAAGAGTAAACCAATTTGGTAAGCTGCGGTATCAAAAATTTCTTGACTATTGAGACTTTGGCGAATGTTGTGAGTAATTTGCTTTAGGAATAACGTCCTTTCGTACTGTTGTCGCAGAGCTAATTCCGCTTCCTGTTGAGCGCGGATGGCTGCCTCTGCTGCTTTCTTGGCCTTGAGAATTTCATCTTCATACTGGATACGTTGATGGATGGGGATAAAGATGCAGTCATTGACAAAGCTACCTGCGCTCTCTCGACGCACGGCATTAACAAGCACAGGTATATTAATTCCCTGTTTTGATTTTAAGGAGAAATATATCTCCTCTACCTTCCCGTGCATCTTCAACATTGGGAAGAAATGAGTTTGATAAAAAATACGACTGGCAATCGGTAAAATTGATTCTATTTTCCTGCCCCATAATTCATCGGGTTCGTACCCAAGTAATGCCAGTAGTGTGGCATTGACGATCACCACAGTGCCATCGTCAATAAATGAGAGGAAGCCACAGGGCGCATTGTTAAGTAGCGCGTCTATCTTAGGCATTAAACGTTAATAGATCATAATTAATTCGTAATTCGTAATTCGTAATTTATTTTCCTCCTAAAAGATGTTAGATGCTGTCACCAATTGTTTCATTCTGACTGGTTTTGCTATATATTCAATAGCACCTGCGGCTAGACATTTTTTCTGATCTCCTAATCCTAATATGGCTAGTGCAGTCAGTGCGACAATTGGTACTTGGTCTAATTGGGGATTGGTACGTAATTTTTGGATCGCTTCTAGTCCATCCATATCTGGCATGGCGATATCCATGAGAATCAAATTGGGAATTTGGGCATTGGTAAGGGCGATCTCGCTTCTAGTCCATTTGTTGTCAAAATCATCCAATACCCGCGAGCAATGAGATATTCAGAGAATGTATCAAGATTGGCTAGATTATCCTCTGCTAATAAAATAACTGGTTGTGGGGCTGGAATATTAGCAGGATTAGGGGCTTCCAAGAAATAAATGATCCCGATTAACGTATCGCTAAAGCGAAAGCTCCGCTAAGGCGTAGCGTGCGCGCAGCGTAACCGCAGAAGCGTAGAGAAGCCAGTGCGTTGGGGAGACAGCGCCGTGGGCGGGTTCCCCGACTTGTAGCAACTGGCGCGACACAGAGAAATAAGGGTTTGAAAGATTTTTCGCGTTAGGTCGTTGAGTGTTTTTTATTTGGAAGTCCCTTAGCAACAACTCTACTAATTCAGGTTTATTTGGTTGAGCATGGACTAAGCTAGTCAAAACATGAAAGGGTAGAGTAACTGTAAATTTGCTACCTTGCCCAACTCGTCTATTTGGTAACTCATGTTGGCAATGGCAATCAGTTAATATCCGCCGCTGTCAGATATTCCTTAATTAGATCAATAGTTTCTCCTGGATGGCTCATGTGTGGGCAATGTCCGGTAGCCTTCATAAGTTTTAGCGTACTCCCAGACAAATGGCGATGCAGATAATGTCCCACTTCTGTGGGGGCGATCGAATCCTCTGTACATTGTAAAATCAGAGAAGGTACTGTCACCTTGGGTAAATCACTACGGTTATCAGAAAAAAAAGTAGTTTTAGCGAATACACTGGCAAGCACGGGATCAGTTGAACAAAAACTAGCCTCAAGCTCTTGAGTTAGTTCTGGTTGATCCTCATTCTTCATGATCACAGGAGCCAAAAAGCTTGCCCAACCAATGTAATTTTTATCCATGATATCCAACAGATCCTCAATGTCTTGGCGCTCAAACCCTCCCACATAATCAGGTGGATCATTAATGTAGCAGGGTGAAGGACTGACAAGAATGAGGCGGTCAAACAGATGAGGCGCTTGGATAGAGGAGAGAATACCTATTACACTACTGACAGAATGCCCGACAAAAAACACGTCCGTCAACTCTAATGCTGTACAGATATCGAGGATATCCTGGGCATAACCTTTAAGGTTGCTGTAGCGTTCAGCACTATAGGCACTAAGATCAGACTTCCCTGAGCCTACATAGTCGAATAAAACAATTTTGTAGTCCTTCTCGAAAGCCGGCGTTACAAAACGCCACATATTCTGATCGCATCCAAATCCATGTGCGAACAATATGGGCTGTGTACCTTGTCCGAAAACGGTGACATTGTTCCGTAGGAGAATGTTATGAGTCATCATAAAAACACGAATCTTGATGTTGATTATAGGGATTTTTTCGCTTTTATAGCAAGTTACAAGGGATACACTGGGGAGAATAATATATTACTTTCTGCCTTCTGCCTCCTTCAGCAGTAGAAGATCACGGACTGATTGCGCCCCTGTTGTTTGGCACGATAGAGCGCCTGATCCGCTTGCTCAATCAGAGTAGCAGATGATAATTCAGAAGTTGGGATCATGGTGGTGATACCAAGACTAATAGTGACTGTATCGATTACCTCAGAGGCTTCGTGAGGAATTGCTAGAGCTTTAATGGCAGTATGTATGCGTTTAGCGATCGCGATCGCCCCTTCAATATTAGTATTAGGTAAAATAACCACAAATTCTTCACCACCGTAGCGAGCTACTAAATCCGCCTGACGACACACTACCTGTTGCACCGCTTGAGCGATTTTGCTCAGGCACTCATCCCCCAGTTGATGACCGTAGGAATCGTTATAGCGTTTAAAATAATCAACATCAAATAACAGTAAAGATAGAGGTCGCTGTTCTCGGTTTAGTCGCTGCCATTCTTCCTCTAAACGATTGTCAAAACAACGACGATTGGCAATTTGCGTTAACCCATCAGTATTTACCAGCTTTTCTAGTTCTTGATTTGCCAGTCTGAGGTTATATTCTGCTTGCTGCAAAGCTAATTCTGCTTGTTTGCGTTCGCTCACATCTAACACAACACCATAAAATGCAATCTCTCCATTTTCCCGCAGTTCTGGTCTAGACCTGGCTTTTATCCACTTGAGTTTTCCTGAAGGGGTGATAATGCGCCACTCATACTCAAAAAGAGACATAGTTTCTAGGCTGTGAGTCACCGCTTCCTCATAACCGACACAATCGTCAGGATAAAACTGCTCAAAGCAGAGGTGGGGGTTTTTAAGTATGTGTTCAACAGTAATTTCATGAATATCTTCAAAAGCACGACTCATATATTCGTAATACCAAGAGCCGTCTAACCGCCTGACCGTAATATAAATCACGCCTGGTGAAGATGCAGAAATCTCTTTGAGGCGTTTTTCGCTTTCAAGTAAGGCAAATTCTGCTTTTTTGCGCTTACTAATATCTGTCACTCGCACTAAATCAATAACTTGACCCGCTATATTAATGCGTTTTACTGCCAAATTACCCCAGAAATTATGGACTTTTTTAGTAATGTATTCTACTTCTCGACTCCAAAAGCCTAACTTGGCTATATCGTCAACAATCATGACCATTTCATCATCGGTAAATCGTTGTTTTTGGAAATTCTGCCCATCAGTACCAATTAGTTCTTCTTTGCTGGTAACTTCAAACATTTCCACAGCGCGGTTATTGCAATCAAGAATTAACGGATTGGGAACATCGACCAAAAAAATTGCATCGGTGGATTCGTTATAGATGGCTTCTCTAAAATCTCGACTTTTCCTAAGTTCTAACTCTACTTGTTTGCGATCAGTGATATCTTGAGACGTTCCTAAAATTTGCTGAACGTTGCCATCCCCAGTTCTAGAAAATACCGTATCTCGACTATAAAGCCAACGCCATTGACCTTGAGCATCCTTAACGCGATACTCTATTTCAATGAACTCATGATCTTGTAGACTTTCACACTGTTGTATCGCCTGATAAACCCGATTTAGATCATCAGGATGACAGATAGTGGGAAACAAGTTAGCTCCCATTTCCCGAACTTCTGCGGCAGAATAGCCCAAAATCTCGCCTACAGAACGATTCATGTAAACATTTTGCTGCTCGGTAAGGTCGTAAATATAAAGTAGGTTTGGCGTTAGATATGTAATCTTTTCAATAAAATGCTGGCTCTCGCGCAATTTATCTTCGGCTTGTTTGCGTAATTTAAGCTCCTCGTAGAGATCGCTAACATCTTTCATTACGCCAATGACACAATCTTGCCCATCCAACCATTCCACCCTAGCTGACATGAGAACTGTCTTGATTTGCTTTGAGTAAGTGCGAATTACAACTTTAAAATTCTGGATAATTCTTTTATTAACTAGCGTTTGTCTGAAGTGGTGAAAATCCTCTATATTTTCCCACAATTCCAATTCCATACAAGTTTTGCCAATGAGATTTTCTGGGTTATCTCCCCAAAATTGGCAAAAACTTTCATTAACATTCAAAAATCTTCCTTCCGCTAATGTGGCAATCCAAACAGGGTTAGGTGTGGTATGAAAAATAGTTGAAAATTTGGTTGTTGATTCCTGAAAGGCTTGTTTGATTTGAGCGGACATCTGGTTAAAGGATGTTGCTAAAACTTTCAATTCTGCTATGGCTATATCCTCAGATAAAGAATCTTGCCACTCTCCCTTAGCCATTGCTTGACTAGCTCGACTTAATTGCAAAATTGGTTTAGCTATCCAATATGCTGTGAGTCCACCTGTACTAATAGCAATTAACAGCGCCAAGCCACAGATGAGAAGGGTTTTGTGGTCATTAGCATGAATTTCTGCCATAAATTCCGTTTCGGGAATTACTGTCACCACAAGCCAATTTAAGCCGTAATCGTCACTGTAGGGCGTAACTCTCACAAAGGGTTTTTGCTCTAAAGCAGGGCGGAAACTTTGAGAACCGGAAATAGCTTGCAAACTACCAAACCGTTGCATCAAATCCTGTGTTACTTCACGGATAAAAGGTTCACGGCTATTTAAAGCTTTGAGTCGTTGGGCTTTACCATTGATGATATTGGCTGGAGATTCATCCTCTGAACTAGCAACAATTAATCCTGATCTCTCGATGATGAAAATATTACCGGATCTTCTATGATCTAGTGTTTTCAGAAATTGACTGATTTGATTTAATTCTAAATCTATACCGAGTACACCAAGCAATTTTTTCTGTTTGTCATAGACAGGAGTGCTGGCTGAAATGCAGATGCGATCAGGTACATCTGCCCATGTATAAATAGAACTCCAGACAGGCTTACCAGCTTTAACTGCATCCCAGTACCAGGCAGCGTTATTATACTGGGGGTTTTTCAGAGTAGCTGCTAACTTGAGCCGATTTCCCTGATTATCTACTGCGTAGCTGCGACTGTAACTACGATCAGATATGGGAATTTCTCCAATTTCTAACTTATTACCCAGCCCATAACCCGCACCAATAAATCCTCCCTCCACACTACCAAAGTTAACATAAGCAAAATTGAGCGATTGCGCGGAGCGCACTGCCGTAGGCGATCGCATTTGCCGATAAAAATATTTTCCCAAGGTATTAAAATCATTCAAGTCTAAGATTCCCGACTCGAAGGCATCCAGATTCATCTGGTTGATTTTTTGGGCTTTCCCCAAATAACTATCTAGATGTTGCTCAATGCGATCGCTCACCTCTATCATTAATTGATCTGCTAATTTCTCTACAGCCTCCTGTCCGCTCCGGGAAGAAAAATAGCCCACCAGTGTCACCACTCCGACTGTTTGCAAAACAAACGGCACAATCAGCAGGACTTGCAGTGGCAATTTTGCAAATGTTTTAGCGAACCAGTTGACGGAAGCATTATTCATATTCCAAGTACGGAGATACTTGATTTTAATTTAAACACTTGCAGAAATGACAAACGACAAAAAAAAGGCTGCTGAGTTCAGCAACCCTTAAATTAGGAAAAATTGTTTTTTTAAATCAACAGATACTAATCCAGCAATTTTTGAACCTTTGCCGATTTCAAACCTTCCCAAATATCATGCCCCCAGGTTTAATAAAAACTCATGCTGTGACTGGTAGGTTTTCATGCTGGCTGTGATATTTTGTAAAGGTTTTGTGGTATCTTCAATTTTTGTATTAATTTCGGACACCATCACATTGGTGTTTGTAGCTTCTATTCCTGCTGTTGAGTCTGGATCACCCTCATCACTACTGGGTTCGCTGAGTGCAAGGCGATCGCACGGGATAGTATCCGATAAAATGGCACTTGCCATCATCCCCGTGTGAATTTCCATCTGAGCTTCTTTTGAAGCTTCAAAAACCAGCCGTTGTCCAGGAAACACAACCCTTTCAAAGTACCAGTTAGGAATATTGGAGATACGAGCCACCTGTATCTTACTCGTGGCATTGACGTAGCAGCAGAGAATTTTCCCCGATTGCTCCGGTGGTAGAGAATCTAATATTTGAGCCATAACTGCTGAGGAGCTTTTACGCCACAATTTTACATTACACAAGCAAAACTAACATCGCACGATCCCCAGTTGCTGTAACTCCGACTACCAACTGGAATTTTCTGCATTATTTCTATCTAAAGTTATGTTTTATTTATAAAAATTTCCTGACTATATCTGATTTTTTGCAAATTTATACATTATAAACGCAATCTTTTCAGCTTTTTTGCTGATCAGCACTTCGACTAAAAATGTCATCCCCAGTTCCCCAACATCTTTGAGCAGTTGGGGATCTACCTCCTGAACCTTCTATGTTTAATTATGTTGACCTACTTATCTGCGGACTAACAGGCTCAAATCATCGCTTTATGAATAAACTCGATGTTATGGTAAAGATATATGAAACTTTTCTTATAAATTCTATCCATCAACAACCACTAATAATTTTGATGCCAAGCAATTTTACCTTTTCTCACTCTTAACTAAAAGTAAATTTGCGAATATCAAGAATTGGCGCAAATGTCAAGCCAAATATTGGTAAATTAAGATTAACCAAACAAACGCACAAGTTCAAACTGGATATTTCTCTAAATTCCCCCTAAACATTGGCAAGATGGCAGTTCAAACAACTATGATGGAAAATCGAATTCTCTACGTTCGCCTTCCCTGTAACCCCATCTTTCCCATTGGGGTTGTTTACCTTTGTGATCACGTCCACAAGATGTTTCCCCACATCGAACAGCGGATTTTTGACTTAGGCACAGTGCCACCTTTAGATTATGCCACTGCTCTAGACCGCTGTATTGATGAATTTAAACCCACACTCCTAGTCTTTTCTTGGCGAGATATTCAAATATATGCTCCTGTAGGTGGACGGGGCGGAAACCCGCTACAGAACGCATTTGAGTTTTACTATGCCAAAAACCCCTTGATCAAATTACGGGGTGCATTAGGCGGTTTAAGAATATTTATCGCCTACTATGTAGAGCTATGGCGTAACTTGGGATTAGTTAAACGCGGTTTGAAACGCGCCCAAAAATATCACTCCCAAGCGCGTGCAGTTGTCGGTGGTGGTGCAGTCAGCGTATTTTACGAACAGTTGGGTAAAAGCCTACCAACAGGAACAATTATTTCTGTAGGTGAAGGAGAAACCTTACTGACAAAATTCTTAGGTGGCCAAGAGTTTCGGGATGAACGCTGTTATGTAGTGGGAGAAAACCAACCCCGTAAACGCCTGATTCATGAACAACCAACACCCTTAGAGAAAACCGCTTGTAACTACGACTACATCGAAACCATCTGGCCAGAATTTAACTACTACCTGCAAGATCAAGATTTCTATATTGGTGTGCAAACTAAACGCGGTTGTCCCCATAACTGCTGTTATTGCGTTTACACTGTAGTTGAAGGCAAGCAGGTACGCATTAATCCTGCTGATGAAGTTGTGGCTGAGATCCGCCAATTATATAATCGTGGTGTTCGCAACTTCTGGTTTACTGATGCTCAATTTATCCCCGCTCGCAAATATATCGACGATGCTATAGAACTATTACAAAAGATTGTCGATTCTGGCATGACAGATATAAACTGGGCAGCATACATCAGAGCAGACAACTTAACACCAGAGTTGTGTGATTTGATGGCGAAAACAGGGATGAACTACTTTGAAATCGGTATTACTAGCGGTTCTCAAGAACTAGTGCGGAAAATGCGGATGGGTTACAACCTGCGGACCGTTTTGCAAAACTGCCGTGACTTGAAAACAGCTGGTTTCAATGATATGGTTTCTGTCAATTACTCATTTAACGTTATTGACGAGCGTCCTGAAACCATCCGCCAAACTATTGCTTATCACCGGGAACTGGAAAGAATTTTTGGCGCGGATAAAGTCGAACCTGCCATTTTCTTTATTGGACTCCAACCCCATACCCACTTAGAAGAATATGCCTTTAAAGAGGGTATCCTCAAACCAGGCTATGATCCTATGAGTTTAATGCCCTGGACAGCTAAAAAACTCTTGTGGAACCCGGAACCACTCGGTTCATTTTTCGGGGAAGTCTGTTTACAAGCTTGGCGACGTAATCCTAATGACTTCGGACGTGAAGTGATGAAGATTTTAGAAGAACGGTTGGGTTGTGCTGACTTAGAAACAGCACTTTCAGCGCCAATAGAAAAGACACAGAAACAGTTAGCTGGTGTATCATAGGAAACAAAGGAAGATGGTACATTTTCAATAGACTTATTGCCAAAGTATTTTTTGTAAGAGTTGGGAAAAGGTGAGAGGTTAAATAGTAAAGGAAAATTTTCCGCCTTTACCCTTTCCCCAACTTCTGCAATAAGTCTAATTTTGAATTTACCCCTTTCCATCTGCGTTTTTTTTTACCAAAACTCATGCTAGAAGGTTCAATTCTCCAACAATTAGAAATAGCTTATCGCCATAGTACCAGACCTATTCGCTTTGGAGTGTATTACAAAAACACTTTAGTTGCTCTGTGTCACGCTTTGGAAGACCATATTTTAAATAAAGAAGATCAGCCGATAGTCATTACCTGTTTCCAACGGGGCAAATGGTATCTGCAAGAAGCCGAAAGATATGCAGAGATTGCTAAATGTAGCCGGGATATTGCGATTATTGCTACTAGTGATGCTGGTTTTGGAGAACATTCCACTAGTCAACTAGCAAATGTAGATTTGGTGGAACTACAAACAGCTGATCCGTTAGCCCAAGAATGGCACTTGATTATTCTTTCTCCCCAATACACATCAATGGTAATTTGTCAAGAATTATCAGATGAGGATTATGGGATTGGAGGGCTACCAGGGTCGGATTTGGAGCGTAAATTTTATGGAATGTGGACATTTGAGCCGGATTTGGTGTTAAAAGCCGCAGAGTTAGCGATCGCTCACATCGCCAAATACAACCCAGAACTAGCCCAAAAACTCACAGACCATAAACAAGCCATTCAGACAGAAATGGCTGCGCCAGAAGAGATAGGTGCAGTTGTCTCCCGTGTCATTGACTACTTAAAGACGGGTGAAAATACTTTATCTTCATCCACAGCCACACGCGAAAATACTCTGAATCGCAACTTAGTTTCTAACGAAGTCCAGGCATTTTTGCGGATGGCACAACTGATGGATATAGCAGATATCCACAACCCCATGGCCGCAGCAGAAGTAGCAGCGATCGCCGAAACAATGGGACAACTGCTAGACTTACCCGCATGGCAAATTAAAAGATTACGTCTAGCAGGGTTACTACACCGCAT
This sequence is a window from Anabaena sphaerica FACHB-251. Protein-coding genes within it:
- a CDS encoding response regulator, producing MDDFDNKWTRSEIALTNAQIPNLILMDIAMPDMDGLEAIQKLRTNPQLDQVPIVALTALAILGLGDQKKCLAAGAIEYIAKPVRMKQLVTASNIF
- a CDS encoding DICT sensory domain-containing protein → MLEGSILQQLEIAYRHSTRPIRFGVYYKNTLVALCHALEDHILNKEDQPIVITCFQRGKWYLQEAERYAEIAKCSRDIAIIATSDAGFGEHSTSQLANVDLVELQTADPLAQEWHLIILSPQYTSMVICQELSDEDYGIGGLPGSDLERKFYGMWTFEPDLVLKAAELAIAHIAKYNPELAQKLTDHKQAIQTEMAAPEEIGAVVSRVIDYLKTGENTLSSSTATRENTLNRNLVSNEVQAFLRMAQLMDIADIHNPMAAAEVAAIAETMGQLLDLPAWQIKRLRLAGLLHRIDPLQQTESILSAPTGDEEAPSCLLIPGVQVLRTMPRLRAVAQIITHQTEWWNGTGEPAGLAGDEIPLESRILALAADFQWRVSQQKYSDTSGQDILTQALDQCRQQQSTRFDPKLIDTLTLLVMGLQQGLNLSIMTPKVSSSMWLLDSRWDSHSKSSETTSYPQ
- a CDS encoding diguanylate cyclase domain-containing protein — protein: MNNASVNWFAKTFAKLPLQVLLIVPFVLQTVGVVTLVGYFSSRSGQEAVEKLADQLMIEVSDRIEQHLDSYLGKAQKINQMNLDAFESGILDLNDFNTLGKYFYRQMRSPTAVRSAQSLNFAYVNFGSVEGGFIGAGYGLGNKLEIGEIPISDRSYSRSYAVDNQGNRLKLAATLKNPQYNNAAWYWDAVKAGKPVWSSIYTWADVPDRICISASTPVYDKQKKLLGVLGIDLELNQISQFLKTLDHRRSGNIFIIERSGLIVASSEDESPANIINGKAQRLKALNSREPFIREVTQDLMQRFGSLQAISGSQSFRPALEQKPFVRVTPYSDDYGLNWLVVTVIPETEFMAEIHANDHKTLLICGLALLIAISTGGLTAYWIAKPILQLSRASQAMAKGEWQDSLSEDIAIAELKVLATSFNQMSAQIKQAFQESTTKFSTIFHTTPNPVWIATLAEGRFLNVNESFCQFWGDNPENLIGKTCMELELWENIEDFHHFRQTLVNKRIIQNFKVVIRTYSKQIKTVLMSARVEWLDGQDCVIGVMKDVSDLYEELKLRKQAEDKLRESQHFIEKITYLTPNLLYIYDLTEQQNVYMNRSVGEILGYSAAEVREMGANLFPTICHPDDLNRVYQAIQQCESLQDHEFIEIEYRVKDAQGQWRWLYSRDTVFSRTGDGNVQQILGTSQDITDRKQVELELRKSRDFREAIYNESTDAIFLVDVPNPLILDCNNRAVEMFEVTSKEELIGTDGQNFQKQRFTDDEMVMIVDDIAKLGFWSREVEYITKKVHNFWGNLAVKRINIAGQVIDLVRVTDISKRKKAEFALLESEKRLKEISASSPGVIYITVRRLDGSWYYEYMSRAFEDIHEITVEHILKNPHLCFEQFYPDDCVGYEEAVTHSLETMSLFEYEWRIITPSGKLKWIKARSRPELRENGEIAFYGVVLDVSERKQAELALQQAEYNLRLANQELEKLVNTDGLTQIANRRCFDNRLEEEWQRLNREQRPLSLLLFDVDYFKRYNDSYGHQLGDECLSKIAQAVQQVVCRQADLVARYGGEEFVVILPNTNIEGAIAIAKRIHTAIKALAIPHEASEVIDTVTISLGITTMIPTSELSSATLIEQADQALYRAKQQGRNQSVIFYC
- a CDS encoding DUF4079 domain-containing protein, with the translated sequence MHLPSFLWLWKIAAWSMGLSILAYAFLGMTGFWLWQVRNTGRSPIGVLLPRVNNIVKTFHYTIGITMVSLVLLLLAVGIVGTLGHFGSLGHSSHLVAGLIVVALVLVSAFSATQISLGKPWARPLHISLNIVLFVGFAWVSLTGWTVVQKYLP
- a CDS encoding diguanylate cyclase domain-containing protein gives rise to the protein MPKIDALLNNAPCGFLSFIDDGTVVIVNATLLALLGYEPDELWGRKIESILPIASRIFYQTHFFPMLKMHGKVEEIYFSLKSKQGINIPVLVNAVRRESAGSFVNDCIFIPIHQRIQYEDEILKAKKAAEAAIRAQQEAELALRQQYERTLFLKQITHNIRQSLNSQEIFDTAAYQIGLLFQVDRCLIHSYTDMPTPGLTIVAEYLSSEQTSLMKWEIPVIGNAHAEKMMAEDQVLASPDVFADPLLKAVAPLCEKIGLKSMLAVRTSYQGKPNGAICLQQCDRFRNWEDWEIDLLQRLSNQLSIAIQQSNLYSQLQLELRERQRAEQIIRQQADREILLRKITQRIHQSLDLDDIFDIASVGICQCLKAERVGIFKFHPDSNFHMGEFIAETVGTGFDSAMGTIIQDHCFAEKYVTFYQQGRIQAIADIYQAGLQKCHRDILVQFQIRANLVAPLLKLGDLWGLLCVHQCSAPRYWQEFEIDFVQQIANQLAIAIQQADLFEKLQKELVERKQAEAKLRETNEELAAATRLLEKLVNTDGLTQIANRRCFNHRLEQEWLRLYREQQPLSLLLFDVDYFKRYNDHYGHQLGDECLTKLSQAAQQVVCRPADLVARYGGEEFVVILPNTDVEGAIAVAQNIHAAIQSLAIPHQASEVSNIVTISLGISTMIPTSELSVVALIEQADQALYRAKKQGRNQSITFINN
- a CDS encoding photosystem II high light acclimation radical SAM protein, translated to MAVQTTMMENRILYVRLPCNPIFPIGVVYLCDHVHKMFPHIEQRIFDLGTVPPLDYATALDRCIDEFKPTLLVFSWRDIQIYAPVGGRGGNPLQNAFEFYYAKNPLIKLRGALGGLRIFIAYYVELWRNLGLVKRGLKRAQKYHSQARAVVGGGAVSVFYEQLGKSLPTGTIISVGEGETLLTKFLGGQEFRDERCYVVGENQPRKRLIHEQPTPLEKTACNYDYIETIWPEFNYYLQDQDFYIGVQTKRGCPHNCCYCVYTVVEGKQVRINPADEVVAEIRQLYNRGVRNFWFTDAQFIPARKYIDDAIELLQKIVDSGMTDINWAAYIRADNLTPELCDLMAKTGMNYFEIGITSGSQELVRKMRMGYNLRTVLQNCRDLKTAGFNDMVSVNYSFNVIDERPETIRQTIAYHRELERIFGADKVEPAIFFIGLQPHTHLEEYAFKEGILKPGYDPMSLMPWTAKKLLWNPEPLGSFFGEVCLQAWRRNPNDFGREVMKILEERLGCADLETALSAPIEKTQKQLAGVS
- a CDS encoding DUF1830 domain-containing protein — translated: MAQILDSLPPEQSGKILCCYVNATSKIQVARISNIPNWYFERVVFPGQRLVFEASKEAQMEIHTGMMASAILSDTIPCDRLALSEPSSDEGDPDSTAGIEATNTNVMVSEINTKIEDTTKPLQNITASMKTYQSQHEFLLNLGA
- a CDS encoding alpha/beta fold hydrolase, translated to MMTHNILLRNNVTVFGQGTQPILFAHGFGCDQNMWRFVTPAFEKDYKIVLFDYVGSGKSDLSAYSAERYSNLKGYAQDILDICTALELTDVFFVGHSVSSVIGILSSIQAPHLFDRLILVSPSPCYINDPPDYVGGFERQDIEDLLDIMDKNYIGWASFLAPVIMKNEDQPELTQELEASFCSTDPVLASVFAKTTFFSDNRSDLPKVTVPSLILQCTEDSIAPTEVGHYLHRHLSGSTLKLMKATGHCPHMSHPGETIDLIKEYLTAADIN